In a genomic window of Cytobacillus sp. FSL H8-0458:
- a CDS encoding 5-oxoprolinase subunit C family protein has product MIKVLKPGLLSSIQDLGRTGYQKFGVIASGAMDPFSHRMANLLSGNEENDPALEITMMGPSLIFEEDTLISICGGDLSPSINGQPIRTWRSVFVKKGSELKFGGCQKGCRAYLAVSGGFDVSEVMNSKSTYLRAGIGGFKGRALKAGDALETGKPSLQSLKMKDYLSRQLLDKAFVENDWGIASKLIPETAGNPEIRITRGRQFDLFSHESRIQLFNHAFEVTAQSDRMGYRLKGPALALSEHAEQISEAVNFGSIQVPPDGNPIVLLADRQTTGGYPKIGQVAAVDLPLLAQAKPGDALRFVEISNKEAQQLLIKREMKLKELKQGITLKTRGGN; this is encoded by the coding sequence ATGATTAAAGTATTAAAGCCTGGACTCCTTTCAAGCATTCAGGATCTGGGGAGAACCGGCTATCAGAAGTTTGGCGTCATAGCCAGCGGGGCCATGGATCCTTTTTCCCATCGGATGGCCAATCTGCTGTCCGGAAATGAGGAAAATGATCCTGCATTGGAAATAACGATGATGGGCCCATCCCTGATATTTGAAGAAGACACATTAATTTCAATATGCGGCGGAGACCTTTCCCCTTCGATCAATGGCCAGCCTATTCGGACATGGCGGTCTGTATTTGTGAAAAAAGGCAGCGAACTTAAATTCGGAGGATGCCAAAAAGGGTGCCGGGCCTATCTGGCTGTTTCCGGCGGTTTTGATGTTTCGGAAGTAATGAACAGTAAATCCACCTACCTGCGCGCTGGTATTGGCGGCTTTAAAGGCAGAGCATTAAAGGCTGGGGATGCGCTGGAAACCGGCAAACCTTCCCTCCAGTCTTTGAAAATGAAGGACTATTTATCAAGGCAACTCCTTGATAAAGCTTTTGTTGAAAACGACTGGGGCATTGCTTCAAAACTCATTCCGGAAACTGCAGGGAATCCGGAAATCAGAATCACCAGGGGACGTCAATTTGATTTATTTTCCCATGAAAGCAGGATTCAACTGTTTAATCATGCATTTGAGGTGACAGCACAATCTGACAGGATGGGATACAGATTGAAAGGCCCTGCGCTAGCGCTGTCAGAACATGCTGAACAAATTTCTGAGGCTGTGAATTTTGGTTCCATTCAGGTTCCGCCTGATGGAAATCCGATTGTCCTGCTGGCTGACAGGCAGACAACCGGCGGATATCCGAAAATTGGACAGGTTGCGGCTGTCGATCTTCCCCTTCTGGCGCAGGCTAAACCCGGGGATGCCTTACGGTTTGTGGAAATATCAAATAAAGAGGCGCAACAGTTACTTATAAAGAGAGAAATGAAATTAAAGGAATTAAAACAAGGGATAACTTTAAAAACCAGAGGAGGAAATTAA
- the pxpB gene encoding 5-oxoprolinase subunit PxpB has product MEYTVHPLGDNAVLIELGNEISENAHQKVQTLTAFLEKHPPDWMIEYIPAYTTVTIFYNPFEIYQLSDGELPFDFICSLIKPLMEELGENKTMEARIVEIPVCYGGEFGPDLDYVAEHNGLTPDEVIDIHSSGSYLVYMIGFAPGFPFIGGMSEQIAAPRRDTPRLKIPERTVGIAGMQTGIYPIETPGGWQLIGRTPVKLFRPMDESPTLLKAGDKIKFRPISLEEYHHWEETDQ; this is encoded by the coding sequence ATGGAGTACACTGTACATCCTTTAGGAGACAATGCAGTTCTTATTGAACTTGGGAATGAAATCAGTGAGAATGCCCATCAAAAAGTGCAGACACTGACAGCCTTTCTCGAGAAACATCCTCCAGATTGGATGATAGAATACATACCCGCCTACACAACAGTCACTATTTTTTATAATCCATTTGAGATTTATCAGCTTTCAGATGGAGAGCTTCCATTTGATTTCATATGTTCTCTCATAAAACCGCTTATGGAAGAGTTGGGGGAAAATAAAACAATGGAAGCAAGAATCGTCGAAATCCCGGTTTGCTATGGAGGAGAATTTGGCCCTGATCTTGATTATGTTGCCGAACATAATGGACTTACCCCAGATGAAGTAATAGACATTCACTCTTCAGGCAGCTATCTGGTCTATATGATCGGCTTTGCGCCAGGCTTCCCTTTTATCGGCGGAATGTCAGAACAAATTGCCGCACCAAGACGGGATACACCACGGTTAAAAATTCCCGAGCGTACAGTTGGGATTGCCGGGATGCAGACCGGGATCTATCCCATCGAGACGCCAGGAGGCTGGCAGCTGATCGGGCGTACTCCTGTTAAGCTGTTTCGCCCAATGGATGAATCCCCTACCTTGTTAAAAGCTGGCGATAAAATTAAATTCAGGCCAATCAGTCTGGAAGAATACCATCATTGGGAGGAGACGGATCAATGA